A part of Deltaproteobacteria bacterium genomic DNA contains:
- a CDS encoding oxalate:formate antiporter, translating into MTQSYVHLIEQKADLPALHGTFLKGALPRLQADERIVAVAAGGSFLTGAMDEYSDLDLVIVVRPTAVSQVMHERQQIAATLGTLLTAFTGEHVGEPRLLICLYGPPLLHVDLKFASVDDAAHRVEDPVILWERDGALTAAFNGSEARYPTPEVQWVEDRFWTWVHYIAAKVGRGELFDAHDSLAILRLLALGPLALLESVF; encoded by the coding sequence ATGACGCAGTCATACGTGCACCTCATAGAACAGAAAGCCGACCTTCCAGCATTGCATGGAACATTCTTGAAAGGCGCGCTTCCCCGGCTGCAAGCCGACGAACGGATTGTCGCCGTTGCTGCGGGCGGCTCATTTCTTACTGGTGCGATGGATGAATACAGTGACTTAGATCTGGTGATCGTAGTAAGGCCGACTGCTGTGTCGCAAGTCATGCACGAACGCCAGCAAATCGCAGCGACGCTCGGTACGTTGTTGACGGCCTTTACCGGAGAACATGTCGGCGAGCCACGGCTGTTGATTTGCCTGTATGGTCCACCACTGCTGCATGTCGATTTAAAGTTCGCCTCGGTGGATGATGCAGCGCATCGTGTGGAAGATCCAGTTATCTTGTGGGAGCGAGATGGCGCGTTGACTGCAGCATTTAACGGCTCTGAAGCGAGATATCCAACGCCGGAGGTGCAATGGGTTGAGGATCGTTTCTGGACGTGGGTGCATTATATCGCTGCCAAAGTTGGGCGCGGTGAGCTCTTCGATGCCCATGACTCACTCGCCATACTTCGGTTACTTGCGCTTGGCCCACTCGCGCTCTTAGAAAGTGTTTTTTAA